In Mycobacterium sp. 050128, one genomic interval encodes:
- a CDS encoding LLM class F420-dependent oxidoreductase: MPDGPRLKIDGGIPNRLDRVVEAVGNLEQHGYDGGWTAETSHDPFLPLLLAAEHTSRLELGTNIAVAFARNPMTVANVAWDLQAYSQGRFILGLGTQIQPHIEKRFSMPWSHPARRMREFVSALHAIWSAWNGEAKLSFEGDFYTHKIMTPMFTPEQHPYPVPKVFVAAVGEGMTEMCGEVADGHLGHPMVSKRYLNEVTVPALLRGAQRAGRGRSDFEVCAEVMVATGESDAELEASMTAARKQIAFYGSTPAYRKVLELHGWGGLHTELNRLSKQGEWDAMGSLIDDEMLGAFAVVGPVDRVGAALHSRCEGVDRVLPIFYNASPSCITAVMKEFRQ; this comes from the coding sequence ATGCCTGACGGCCCCCGGCTCAAGATCGACGGCGGCATCCCCAATCGCCTCGACCGCGTGGTGGAAGCAGTCGGCAACCTGGAACAACACGGTTACGACGGGGGCTGGACGGCCGAAACCAGTCACGACCCGTTTCTGCCGCTGCTGCTGGCCGCCGAGCACACGTCGCGGCTCGAACTGGGCACCAACATCGCGGTGGCGTTCGCGCGCAATCCGATGACCGTCGCCAACGTCGCGTGGGATTTGCAGGCGTACTCGCAGGGCCGCTTCATTCTGGGTTTGGGCACCCAGATCCAGCCGCACATCGAGAAGCGATTCAGCATGCCGTGGAGTCATCCGGCCCGCCGGATGCGCGAATTCGTCTCCGCGTTGCACGCCATCTGGTCGGCGTGGAACGGCGAAGCCAAGCTGAGTTTCGAAGGCGACTTCTATACCCACAAGATCATGACGCCGATGTTCACCCCGGAACAGCACCCGTACCCGGTGCCGAAGGTGTTCGTTGCGGCGGTCGGCGAGGGAATGACCGAGATGTGCGGTGAGGTCGCCGACGGTCACCTCGGCCACCCGATGGTTTCGAAGCGCTACCTCAACGAGGTGACGGTGCCGGCGCTGTTGCGCGGGGCGCAGCGGGCCGGCCGCGGTCGTTCGGATTTCGAAGTCTGCGCCGAGGTGATGGTCGCGACCGGCGAAAGCGACGCCGAACTGGAAGCTTCCATGACGGCTGCCCGCAAGCAGATCGCCTTCTACGGCTCCACGCCGGCGTACCGCAAGGTGCTCGAGTTGCACGGCTGGGGCGGGCTGCACACCGAGCTGAATCGTCTGTCCAAGCAAGGCGAATGGGATGCGATGGGATCGCTGATCGACGACGAAATGCTGGGTGCTTTCGCGGTCGTCGGTCCCGTCGACAGAGTCGGAGCCGCGCTGCATAGCCGGTGTGAGGGCGTCGATCGCGTGCTGCCGATCTTCTACAACGCTTCACCATCCTGTATTACCGCCGTAATGAAGGAGTTTCGCCAGTGA
- a CDS encoding cytochrome P450, producing MDDAGKSLADPLAYTDEKRLHAALAHLRAAAPVSWVEVPDYKPFWAITKHADIMDIERENMKFTNWPRPVLTTTVGDELQANAGVRTLIHMDDPQHRVVRAIGSDWFRPKAMRAMKMRVDELAKIYVDKMLAVGPECDFVQQIAVNYPLYVIMSLLGIPEADFARMLKLTQELFGSEDSEFKRGTTNEDQIPALLDMFGYFNDVTASRRENPTEDLASAIANARVDGEPLSDIDTVSYYLIVATAGHDTTSATISGGMQALIENPDQQRRLRDNLDLMPLATEEMIRWVTPVKEFMRTANEDTTVRGVPIAAGDSLLLSYVSGNRDEDVFDDPFRFDVGRDPNKHLAFGYGVHFCMGAALARMEVNSFFSELLPRLKSIELTGDPELVATTFVGGLKHLPVRYSLA from the coding sequence ATGGACGACGCCGGAAAGTCTCTGGCAGATCCGTTGGCGTACACCGACGAGAAGCGGCTGCACGCGGCGCTGGCGCACTTGCGTGCCGCCGCGCCGGTGTCGTGGGTTGAGGTGCCGGACTACAAGCCGTTCTGGGCTATCACCAAACACGCCGACATCATGGACATCGAGCGCGAGAACATGAAGTTCACCAACTGGCCGCGCCCGGTGCTGACCACCACCGTGGGCGACGAGCTGCAAGCCAACGCCGGAGTGCGCACGCTGATTCACATGGACGACCCGCAACACCGGGTGGTACGCGCGATCGGCTCGGACTGGTTTCGGCCAAAGGCTATGCGCGCGATGAAGATGCGCGTCGACGAACTCGCCAAGATCTACGTCGACAAGATGCTGGCCGTCGGGCCGGAATGCGACTTCGTCCAGCAGATCGCGGTGAACTATCCGCTCTATGTGATCATGTCCTTGCTCGGCATCCCGGAAGCCGACTTCGCCCGCATGCTCAAGCTCACCCAGGAGCTGTTCGGAAGCGAAGACAGCGAATTCAAGCGCGGCACCACGAATGAGGACCAGATCCCCGCACTGCTCGACATGTTCGGCTACTTCAACGACGTGACGGCGTCGCGCCGCGAGAACCCGACCGAAGACCTCGCCTCGGCGATCGCCAACGCCCGCGTCGACGGCGAGCCGCTATCCGACATCGACACCGTGTCTTACTACCTGATCGTGGCCACCGCGGGTCACGACACCACCAGCGCGACCATTTCCGGTGGCATGCAGGCACTTATCGAAAACCCGGATCAGCAGAGGCGCTTGCGTGACAATCTCGACCTGATGCCGTTGGCCACCGAGGAGATGATCCGTTGGGTCACCCCGGTCAAGGAGTTCATGCGTACCGCCAACGAGGACACCACCGTACGCGGAGTGCCGATTGCCGCAGGGGATTCCCTGTTGCTGTCCTATGTGTCGGGCAATCGCGACGAGGATGTCTTCGACGATCCGTTCCGCTTCGACGTGGGGCGTGACCCCAACAAACACCTGGCCTTCGGCTACGGCGTGCACTTCTGCATGGGCGCCGCGCTGGCCCGAATGGAAGTCAACAGCTTCTTCTCCGAGCTGCTGCCCAGGCTCAAATCGATTGAGCTGACCGGCGATCCCGAACTGGTTGCGACGACATTCGTCGGCGGCCTCAAGCACCTCCCGGTGCGCTACTCGCTGGCCTGA
- the mdlC gene encoding benzoylformate decarboxylase translates to MANGKTVHEVTYDLLRKLGLTTVFGNPGSTEQTFLKNFPDDFTYVLGLQEASVLAMADGFAQSTGKPTLVNLHTSAGTGNAMGSLMTAYKGNTPLIVTAGQQTREMVLCEPYLTNPNENLLPLPWVKWAYEPKRAEDVPAAFMRAYTVALQPPAGPVYLSIPLDDWDKPALGPAVVRTVSHRVAPDAERLREFADRINNAQRPLLVFGPEVDRSGGWDAGVAFAEKLGAPVHSGPLPDRASFPENHPQYRGMLPLTIAGVAEVLRGHDLVVVIGAQVFRYYPYVAGEYLPEGSELLHITADPALAGAAPVGDSLISDTRLALEQLVGLISDRGTASAGAAPAAKIEIVDADSSPLTPDAAWSTLATVKPADSPVVTESTSTMAQQLHWLPTTRPGSFFATASGGIGWGVPGAVGVALGDRARGVKRTVIATIGDGSFQYSIQAIYTAAQHRLPIVFVVMRNEEYSVLKAFALLEETPNVPGLDLPGLDIASLATGFGCRAVNVDTTEKLATEFTTALTADGPTVIVVRTKPQLAHLG, encoded by the coding sequence ATGGCAAACGGGAAAACGGTCCACGAAGTCACCTACGACCTGCTCCGCAAATTGGGCCTTACCACGGTGTTCGGTAATCCCGGTTCTACCGAGCAAACATTCTTGAAGAACTTCCCCGACGATTTCACCTATGTCCTTGGGCTGCAAGAAGCCTCGGTGTTGGCCATGGCCGACGGGTTTGCGCAATCCACCGGCAAACCGACGTTGGTCAACCTGCACACCAGCGCCGGGACCGGCAACGCGATGGGCAGCCTGATGACCGCGTACAAGGGCAACACCCCGCTCATCGTCACGGCCGGCCAGCAGACCCGGGAAATGGTGTTGTGCGAGCCGTACTTGACCAATCCCAATGAAAATTTGCTGCCCTTGCCCTGGGTGAAGTGGGCGTACGAACCCAAGCGTGCCGAAGACGTGCCCGCGGCATTCATGCGCGCCTACACGGTGGCGTTGCAGCCGCCGGCCGGGCCCGTGTATCTGTCGATACCGCTTGACGACTGGGACAAGCCGGCACTGGGGCCTGCGGTCGTTCGCACCGTCAGCCACCGGGTGGCGCCCGATGCCGAGCGGCTGCGGGAGTTCGCCGACCGGATCAACAACGCGCAGCGGCCGCTGCTGGTCTTCGGTCCCGAGGTCGATCGCAGCGGCGGCTGGGACGCCGGTGTGGCGTTTGCCGAAAAGCTTGGCGCCCCGGTTCACAGCGGCCCGCTGCCCGACCGTGCGTCGTTTCCGGAGAACCACCCGCAATATCGGGGCATGCTCCCGTTGACCATCGCCGGGGTGGCCGAGGTGCTGCGCGGTCACGACCTGGTTGTGGTGATCGGCGCCCAGGTCTTCCGGTACTACCCGTATGTAGCCGGCGAGTACCTGCCCGAGGGCAGCGAATTACTGCACATCACCGCCGACCCCGCGCTGGCCGGGGCCGCACCCGTCGGTGACAGCCTGATCAGCGATACCCGGTTGGCCCTCGAGCAGCTGGTGGGTCTGATCAGCGACCGCGGTACCGCTTCCGCCGGAGCCGCGCCGGCCGCGAAGATCGAAATCGTCGACGCGGACTCGTCGCCACTGACCCCGGATGCGGCGTGGTCCACGCTGGCCACCGTCAAACCCGCGGATTCCCCGGTCGTCACGGAGTCGACGTCGACGATGGCTCAGCAGCTGCATTGGCTGCCCACCACCCGACCGGGCTCGTTCTTCGCGACCGCCAGCGGTGGCATCGGCTGGGGCGTGCCGGGCGCGGTAGGCGTCGCACTCGGCGATCGCGCTCGCGGCGTCAAGCGCACCGTGATCGCCACGATCGGCGACGGTTCGTTTCAATACTCGATCCAGGCGATTTACACCGCCGCCCAGCACCGGCTGCCCATCGTCTTCGTGGTGATGCGTAACGAGGAGTACTCGGTGCTCAAAGCGTTCGCATTGCTGGAGGAAACCCCGAACGTGCCCGGTCTCGATCTTCCGGGGCTCGACATTGCTTCTTTGGCAACGGGTTTCGGCTGCCGGGCGGTCAATGTCGATACCACCGAAAAGCTCGCCACGGAGTTCACGACGGCGCTGACCGCCGACGGGCCCACGGTCATCGTGGTGCGGACCAAACCACAGCTGGCGCATCTGGGCTGA
- a CDS encoding TetR/AcrR family transcriptional regulator encodes MLLDMSPVKPHRTRPTRGEVRDRILDAASKVFAAEGFAGATIDAIGQAAGFTKGAVYSNFESKDELFLALVDREFELRGEQIAIALDSSGGDTAAAAREVSRSVLDSVRDHSDYYVLLVEYWLRAQRDPQLRERLIGRRRAAADQALHIVESTDTVPSDRRLVDVAQLVVTINLGVAMEEVLRPGSINPDLLAQLITALLESIPVSGD; translated from the coding sequence ATGCTGCTGGACATGTCACCGGTGAAGCCGCATCGCACCCGTCCCACCCGGGGCGAGGTTCGCGACCGAATCCTGGATGCGGCCTCCAAAGTGTTCGCGGCCGAGGGGTTCGCCGGTGCCACCATCGACGCGATCGGTCAGGCCGCGGGCTTCACCAAGGGCGCCGTCTACTCGAACTTCGAGTCGAAGGATGAACTGTTCCTGGCGCTGGTTGACCGCGAGTTCGAGTTGCGCGGCGAACAGATTGCGATAGCGCTGGACAGCAGCGGCGGCGACACGGCGGCGGCCGCACGCGAGGTGAGCCGGTCGGTGCTCGACTCCGTTCGCGATCATTCCGACTACTACGTGCTGCTCGTGGAGTATTGGCTGCGTGCCCAGCGTGATCCGCAGCTTCGCGAGCGGCTGATCGGGCGCCGTCGCGCCGCGGCCGACCAGGCCCTGCACATCGTCGAATCGACCGACACCGTGCCGTCGGATCGGCGGCTGGTCGACGTCGCCCAGCTCGTCGTCACCATCAACCTGGGCGTCGCGATGGAAGAGGTGCTGCGCCCCGGAAGCATCAACCCCGACCTGCTCGCACAACTGATCACCGCACTGCTGGAATCGATTCCGGTTTCCGGCGATTAG
- a CDS encoding YhgE/Pip domain-containing protein gives MLAGLAFGSEIKRFGRSRLTRVAIVVLMLLPLVYGALYLWAFWDPFGHTNKMPVALVNSDRGAVVSGEQFNAGDDIAKSLTADGGLDWHVVDLAEARSGVDHGKYYFMVELPPDFSAAIASPVTGQPKKANLIAVYNDANNYISTSIGRTAISQVLSAVSSRISGQAVNHLLSVVISSGAGIKQAADGAARLDDGAGQLVAGLDTARSGSARLAAGAQQLSDGINQATDPLLAIARALSQISGNTQQLQQGAAALQQANDQIGAIATAQDGAADSLSPVIDQLSARQDPLANNLRSIQDQLRGHQFTPQIRQRLTDAQNAAIAMTSALRTPGSPLGSALDQVGNKGQELTSKLTQLRDGAQQLASGNAELASGIAQLDDGAHQLKAGSAELSTKLADGANQLPNWTTQQKDAVADTIGGPVQLEASHENAAPNFGTGMAPFFLTLALFFGALVLWMVLRPLQSRAIAAEVLEIRAVLASYLPAAAIALFQAIILYCVVRFALGMHAVHPVAMLGFMILISAAFVAATQAINALVGPAVGRVLIMALLMLQLVSAGGMYPVETTTRPFQILHRFDPMTYGVNGLRQLILGGIDARLWQAVTVLVAITAVALAISSLSARRDRLWNLSRLIPAIKM, from the coding sequence ATGTTGGCTGGACTCGCATTCGGCTCGGAGATCAAGCGTTTCGGCCGCAGCCGATTGACGCGCGTCGCGATCGTCGTGCTGATGCTGCTGCCGTTGGTGTATGGGGCGCTGTATCTGTGGGCGTTCTGGGATCCCTTCGGCCACACCAACAAAATGCCGGTCGCCCTGGTCAATTCCGACCGCGGCGCCGTCGTTTCCGGCGAGCAGTTCAATGCCGGCGACGACATCGCCAAGAGCCTGACCGCGGACGGCGGCTTGGACTGGCACGTCGTGGACTTGGCGGAAGCGCGTAGCGGAGTCGACCACGGTAAGTACTACTTCATGGTCGAGCTGCCGCCGGACTTCAGCGCGGCGATCGCATCGCCGGTGACCGGGCAGCCGAAGAAGGCCAACCTGATCGCCGTCTACAACGACGCCAACAATTACATCTCCACGAGCATCGGTCGCACCGCCATCAGCCAGGTGCTCAGCGCTGTGTCCAGCCGGATCTCCGGGCAGGCGGTCAATCACTTGTTGTCGGTAGTGATTTCGTCCGGTGCGGGGATCAAGCAGGCCGCCGACGGCGCCGCTCGACTCGACGACGGCGCCGGACAGCTGGTCGCCGGCCTCGACACCGCCCGGTCCGGCTCCGCGCGGCTTGCCGCCGGCGCCCAGCAATTATCCGACGGAATCAACCAGGCCACCGACCCGCTGCTCGCGATAGCCAGGGCGCTGTCGCAGATCAGCGGCAACACGCAGCAACTGCAGCAGGGCGCGGCGGCGCTGCAACAGGCCAACGACCAGATCGGCGCGATCGCCACGGCACAGGATGGTGCCGCGGACTCGCTGTCACCGGTGATCGATCAGCTCTCCGCGCGACAGGACCCGTTGGCCAACAACCTGCGCAGCATCCAGGATCAGCTTCGGGGCCATCAGTTCACGCCGCAGATCCGCCAGCGCCTGACCGACGCGCAAAACGCGGCCATCGCGATGACCTCCGCGCTGCGCACACCCGGCAGCCCGCTGGGATCCGCCCTCGACCAGGTCGGCAACAAGGGGCAGGAGCTGACGAGCAAGCTCACCCAGCTCCGCGACGGAGCCCAGCAGCTCGCGTCGGGTAATGCCGAATTGGCGAGCGGCATAGCACAACTCGACGACGGCGCACACCAACTCAAGGCGGGATCGGCCGAGCTGTCGACCAAACTCGCCGACGGGGCCAACCAATTGCCCAACTGGACGACCCAGCAGAAGGACGCGGTCGCCGACACCATCGGTGGGCCGGTGCAACTCGAAGCCTCGCATGAGAATGCCGCGCCCAACTTCGGCACCGGCATGGCTCCGTTCTTTCTGACCCTGGCCCTGTTCTTCGGCGCGTTGGTGCTGTGGATGGTGCTGCGGCCCTTACAGAGTCGCGCAATCGCCGCAGAGGTGCTCGAGATCCGTGCGGTACTCGCCAGCTACCTGCCGGCGGCCGCGATCGCGTTGTTCCAGGCGATCATTCTCTACTGCGTGGTCCGGTTCGCTCTCGGCATGCACGCCGTGCACCCGGTGGCGATGCTGGGTTTCATGATCCTGATTTCGGCCGCATTCGTCGCCGCGACCCAAGCGATCAACGCACTCGTGGGCCCGGCGGTGGGACGCGTGCTGATCATGGCGCTGCTCATGCTGCAGCTCGTCAGCGCCGGCGGCATGTACCCCGTGGAAACCACGACGCGGCCCTTCCAGATCCTGCATCGGTTCGATCCGATGACGTACGGTGTCAACGGACTCCGCCAGCTCATCCTTGGCGGCATCGACGCGCGGCTCTGGCAAGCGGTCACCGTGTTGGTCGCGATAACGGCTGTCGCGCTGGCGATCTCGTCGCTGTCGGCGCGACGAGATCGCCTCTGGAATCTCAGCAGGCTTATCCCCGCGATCAAGATGTAG
- a CDS encoding SDR family NAD(P)-dependent oxidoreductase, whose product MTALVTGGASGIGSEVAGRLRDAGHDVVVWDLVGGDIDCDISDPGAVSAAMERTVQEHGVPTRVVTCAAIGASGVLLKQSPAEWERVLGINLTGTWLTIRAAAQAMIDAGEGGSIVAVSSISGSIADRDMGAYCVSKAGVDMLVKVAAVEWGTHGIRVNAVGPGVTRTPMLPNPEALPGWVEGLTERTALGGLGQADDVAGAIVGVLELPWVTGQVVHADGGLSLHSPIDSYGQLQRVIGRRK is encoded by the coding sequence ATGACCGCATTGGTGACCGGCGGAGCGTCGGGAATCGGATCGGAAGTGGCCGGCCGGTTACGCGACGCGGGCCACGACGTCGTGGTGTGGGACCTGGTCGGCGGCGACATCGATTGCGACATCAGCGATCCCGGCGCGGTCTCGGCGGCGATGGAACGAACCGTGCAAGAACATGGGGTGCCCACCCGGGTGGTTACCTGCGCCGCGATCGGAGCCTCGGGTGTGCTGCTCAAACAATCGCCCGCGGAGTGGGAACGGGTTCTCGGGATCAATCTGACCGGCACCTGGTTGACGATCCGTGCGGCGGCCCAAGCCATGATCGACGCCGGGGAAGGCGGTTCGATTGTCGCGGTGTCCAGTATCAGCGGTTCGATCGCCGATCGCGACATGGGCGCCTATTGCGTATCGAAGGCCGGCGTGGACATGTTGGTCAAGGTCGCCGCCGTGGAGTGGGGGACACACGGCATCAGGGTGAACGCCGTCGGGCCCGGTGTCACTCGGACGCCGATGCTGCCCAACCCCGAAGCACTACCGGGCTGGGTGGAAGGATTGACCGAACGCACCGCGCTCGGCGGCCTGGGCCAAGCCGACGACGTGGCCGGGGCCATCGTGGGTGTGCTGGAATTGCCTTGGGTGACAGGCCAGGTCGTGCACGCCGATGGCGGCCTGTCCCTGCACAGCCCGATCGACTCCTACGGCCAGCTGCAGCGAGTGATCGGCCGCCGAAAGTAG
- a CDS encoding Zn-dependent alcohol dehydrogenase, with translation MKSRAAILHDVGGPWSVEDFELDAPRAGEVLVEMAAAGMCHSDDHILKGDMSAPNEMLRSLGLPTMFPMIGGHEGSGVVREVGPGVTEFVPGDHVVMSFVAVCGQCRWCASGMEYICDMGAGVLTPGMPTDGTYRHHTADGKPLGHLAKVGAFSKHTVVSTNSLVKIEPHLPLVPSALLSCAIPTGFGSVANRSNMRPGDTVVVIGVGGIGTGAIQGARIGGAAHIVAVDPVDFKQKSALQFGATHTAASAVEAMDLVRDISYGVMADAVVVSPSLITPDDVRDAVRLTRKGGTCVLTGMTSQLTSSVKIDLQDFILSNKSLAGTVFGSCNPKADVFRLARLYQTGQLQLDEMITRRYRLDDINDAYDDLLNGQIVRGVIDFGIE, from the coding sequence ATGAAAAGCCGCGCGGCGATCCTGCACGATGTCGGCGGGCCGTGGTCCGTCGAGGATTTCGAACTGGACGCACCGCGGGCCGGGGAGGTGCTGGTCGAGATGGCCGCGGCCGGGATGTGCCACTCCGACGACCACATCCTCAAGGGCGACATGTCGGCGCCCAACGAGATGTTGCGCTCGCTGGGATTGCCCACCATGTTCCCGATGATCGGCGGTCACGAGGGTTCGGGCGTGGTACGCGAAGTCGGGCCCGGCGTAACGGAATTCGTCCCCGGCGACCACGTGGTGATGTCGTTCGTCGCCGTGTGCGGACAGTGCCGCTGGTGCGCAAGTGGTATGGAGTACATCTGCGACATGGGTGCCGGCGTGCTGACGCCGGGCATGCCGACCGACGGCACCTACCGCCATCACACCGCCGACGGCAAGCCGCTGGGCCACCTGGCCAAGGTGGGCGCGTTTTCCAAACACACTGTGGTTTCCACGAATTCGCTGGTGAAGATCGAGCCGCACCTGCCGTTGGTACCCAGCGCGCTGTTGTCCTGCGCGATACCGACCGGGTTCGGCTCGGTGGCCAACCGCTCCAATATGCGACCGGGTGACACCGTCGTCGTGATTGGTGTCGGGGGAATCGGCACGGGCGCGATTCAGGGTGCCCGGATCGGCGGTGCCGCGCACATCGTCGCGGTCGATCCGGTTGATTTCAAACAGAAGTCAGCGTTGCAGTTCGGCGCCACCCACACCGCCGCATCCGCGGTCGAGGCAATGGATCTGGTGCGTGACATCAGCTACGGAGTCATGGCCGACGCCGTCGTGGTCTCGCCGTCGTTGATCACGCCCGACGACGTCCGCGACGCGGTACGGCTTACCCGCAAGGGCGGAACCTGTGTGCTGACCGGGATGACCTCGCAGCTGACCAGCTCCGTCAAGATCGATCTGCAGGATTTCATCCTGTCCAACAAGTCGCTCGCCGGCACCGTATTCGGTTCGTGCAACCCGAAAGCCGATGTCTTTCGGCTGGCCCGGCTCTACCAGACCGGGCAGCTGCAGCTCGACGAGATGATCACCCGGCGTTATCGACTCGATGACATCAACGACGCTTACGACGACCTGCTGAACGGCCAAATCGTCCGGGGCGTCATCGATTTCGGGATCGAATAG
- a CDS encoding cytochrome P450, protein MPLSTDNVGQPVTLDYTGETSPYPFYEYMRRTDPVWHGALGDHSQMPEELRPNDEWVLFGYDGVFQAFRDDRIFTSAAYEKTIGLVMGHTILAMGGKEHHDHRSLVAKAFRATALERWEPSVIGPVCDQLIDEIKNDCHADLVKALTFEFPTRIISVLLGLPPEDLDMFRRLSLDLISIPTDIMAGLNAASELHGYFLEQVEQRRHKLTDDIIGDLVAAEIDGEKLTDDAIIAFLRLLLPAGLETTYRSSGNLLYLLLTHPEQLEMVRQDRSLIPAAIEEGLRVETPLTMVMRTTTEEVEIGGKIIPADAQIDMCMGSANRDESRWPDPNRFDIHRPRQAHIAFAGGIHMCLGMHLARLETRVMLNSLLDRVSNLAFVQDDGTGEESKIIGLTFRSPNKLPVTFTPAA, encoded by the coding sequence ATGCCGTTAAGCACCGACAACGTCGGCCAGCCCGTCACCCTCGATTACACCGGCGAAACCAGCCCCTATCCGTTCTACGAATACATGCGGCGCACCGACCCGGTCTGGCACGGCGCCCTCGGGGACCACTCGCAGATGCCCGAGGAGCTGCGGCCGAACGACGAGTGGGTGCTGTTCGGCTATGACGGTGTGTTCCAAGCCTTCCGTGACGACCGGATCTTCACGTCGGCCGCCTACGAGAAAACCATCGGATTGGTCATGGGGCACACCATTCTGGCGATGGGCGGCAAGGAACACCACGACCACCGCAGCCTGGTGGCCAAGGCTTTTCGGGCCACCGCGCTAGAACGGTGGGAACCGTCGGTCATCGGGCCGGTGTGCGACCAGCTGATCGACGAAATCAAAAACGACTGTCACGCCGACCTGGTCAAGGCGCTGACGTTCGAGTTCCCCACCCGGATCATCTCGGTGCTGCTCGGATTGCCCCCGGAGGATCTCGACATGTTCCGGCGGCTGTCGCTTGACCTCATCTCGATTCCGACCGACATCATGGCGGGGCTCAACGCCGCGTCCGAGCTGCACGGCTACTTCCTCGAGCAGGTCGAGCAGCGGCGCCACAAGCTCACCGACGACATCATCGGTGACCTGGTCGCCGCCGAGATCGACGGCGAGAAACTCACCGACGACGCGATCATCGCATTCCTGCGCCTGCTGCTGCCCGCCGGACTGGAGACGACCTACCGTTCGTCGGGCAACCTGTTGTATCTACTGCTGACCCACCCTGAACAGCTGGAGATGGTCCGGCAGGACCGGTCACTGATCCCCGCCGCCATCGAAGAAGGTCTGCGCGTCGAGACGCCACTGACGATGGTCATGCGCACCACCACCGAAGAAGTCGAAATCGGCGGCAAGATAATCCCCGCCGACGCGCAGATCGACATGTGCATGGGCTCGGCCAACCGCGACGAAAGCCGTTGGCCCGACCCCAATCGCTTCGACATCCATCGGCCGCGCCAAGCCCACATCGCATTCGCGGGTGGCATCCACATGTGCCTCGGTATGCACTTGGCCCGGCTGGAAACCCGGGTCATGTTGAACAGCCTGCTCGACCGGGTTTCGAACCTCGCCTTTGTTCAAGACGACGGCACCGGCGAGGAGTCCAAGATCATCGGCCTCACCTTCCGGTCGCCGAACAAGCTTCCCGTCACGTTCACCCCCGCCGCATGA
- a CDS encoding Rieske (2Fe-2S) protein: protein MAQRRLVCSLDELPPGGMKLVDVGKFGVGVYNVQGALYAIVNYCSHEGAPLCLGLLGGTTEAAPEEPGGIRRVRAGQIVRCPWHNWEFDITTGQSVADPRRRVRTYEVDVTDGQVYVTA, encoded by the coding sequence GTGGCCCAGCGGCGATTGGTGTGCTCCCTCGACGAGCTGCCACCCGGCGGGATGAAACTCGTCGATGTCGGCAAGTTCGGCGTGGGCGTGTACAACGTGCAGGGCGCGCTGTACGCGATCGTGAATTACTGCTCCCACGAGGGCGCCCCCCTATGCCTGGGCCTGCTCGGTGGCACTACCGAAGCGGCGCCGGAGGAGCCCGGCGGGATACGCCGGGTGCGCGCCGGGCAGATCGTCCGATGCCCTTGGCACAACTGGGAATTCGACATCACTACGGGTCAAAGCGTCGCCGATCCGCGTCGTCGCGTCCGTACCTACGAAGTCGACGTCACCGACGGGCAGGTGTATGTGACCGCATGA